From one Mobula hypostoma chromosome 28, sMobHyp1.1, whole genome shotgun sequence genomic stretch:
- the luzp1 gene encoding leucine zipper protein 1 has product MTDMMNLKETSTRQLRLKLASLARRVDELEEATRSLHRMEDEIMDLQDKVIQGEGSNSSLLSEVDVLRKRVLAIEGKDEEVRKAEDMCRNLKEKLEAEVKLSKDLKEEIEKLQDRMAELEKLEEAFNRSKSDCTQLGLSLNEEKNLTRKLTSELELLRGRVKELESSENRLDKTEKSIIEELEKLKSLTVVLAEERKSMNETLQENEQVIQDLTMKLEMNNRLNTVDQSKNSSNLRANVNEKTYGYTGDRGDLRIEEKMTSGLSSKGTLGKGGLDALTITHNVELRNKETQGGQEDNKVKELTQEIERLKKRLTFLEMVEEDLKKTEAKHNELQEKYLNEQSLAKLLGSQIEEMKQQMSREKAPRNGETPQQEVRVRSRQDKPKYKGVAAEPQVPKEKPQEVSSQPRSQREKPRNRDLLLEDSSTVKSYRRPLSPSTGRRFQRSSSNPRVTPGEKKTEEKASAPCSEQKDQELHSEKVRKMREPPSVLSRYPPAANESNVKRPWGAQSKQSVNGPKSKLDRDDGELEQSSLSDRQRKTPSYSEVSENEKSACQNDVNGSGEQLLSTSAPPALQNGMMAPYRNHSASPPSLSEAKNSFVVEFEVPLATDHEPAPAKPAEKPLSNPGAVPGGSPTTTRPRRSKYLHSSRSQDLGLEYTAVKCCPVEDPLRYKRVEAAVAEDAAASQRAGPELKRVCSPREGLRSKAVIKPAIIAIDKKEVMMAGGEAGAGEQRLSPRAVPNKVTSSIMILPSELSSQRGSSAAVPKEKHTCTSNITIGAGDGSIQRSNISIPYEISICRSDITMKHMESDSSEEDETESVSGLSVSSGVTVRSSETADDDGVCNSIASYRSRRSRLETRNAAAADPAERSAWRSGRAESLSEPARQEGDLGLDYSRLASRRASHQGSTGETAERRSSGAASEGLAARPSNGSHALDTAESRRCIATDPSRSYVSVTETVTRRKQTVSVASKVADWNNSCSQSVQDSSDLLSALNSSVMSKRKEAAKQILSDIVTERAPRTEAAGKRQSVKLELRRNAESSPTHQGGARTEERTTVGILSQIRMTSRR; this is encoded by the coding sequence ATGACTGACATGATGAACCTCAAGGAGACGTCAACTCGCCAGCTGAGGCTTAAGCTGGCCAGCTTGGCGCGGCGGGTGGATGAACTGGAGGAAGCCACCCGAAGCCTCCATCGGATGGAGGATGAGATTATGGACCTGCAGGACAAGGTCATTCAGGGCGAGGGCAgcaactccagcctcctgtccgaGGTGGACGTCCTGCGCAAGCGCGTCCTCGCCATCGAGGGGAAGGACGAGGAGGTGCGGAAGGCCGAGGACATGTGCAGGAACCTGAAGGAGAAGCTGGAGGCAGAGGTCAAGCTGAGCAAGGACCTCAAAGAGGAGATTGAGAAGCTGCAGGACAGGATGGCAGAGCTGGAAAAGCTGGAGGAGGCATTTAACAGGAGCAAATCGGACTGCACTCAGCTGGGCCTGAGCCTGAACGAGGAGAAAAACCTGACCAGGAAGCTGACGTCCGAGCTGGAGCTGCTCCGCGGCAGGGTGAAGGAGCTGGAGTCCTCCGAGAACCGACTCGACAAAACAGAAAAATCCATAATCgaggagctggagaagttaaaatcTCTAACGGTCGTCTTAGCCGAGGAGAGGAAGAGCATGAATGAAACACTGCAAGAGAACGAGCAAGTTATACAGGACCTGACAATGAaattggaaatgaataacagATTAAACACGGTGGATCAAAGCAAGAACTCCTCGAACCTCCGGGCAAACGTCAATGAGAAGACATACGGTTATACAGGGGACCGAGGTGATCTCAGGATAGAGGAGAAAATGACCTCTGGCCTCTCTTCCAAAGGAACCTTAGGAAAGGGGGGGTTGGACGCTCTGACTATAACACACAACGTTGAGCTCAGAAACAAGGAGACTCAGGGAGGCCAAGAGGACAACAAAGTTAAGGAACTCACTCAAGAGATAGAAAGATTGAAGAAACGCCTCACCTTCCTCGAGATGGTGGAGGAGGACCTGAAGAAGACGGAGGCAAAGCACAACGAGCTGCAGGAGAAGTACCTGAACGAGCAGTCGCTCGCCAAGCTGCTGGGCAGCCAGATCGAGGAGATGAAGCAGCAGATGTCGAGGGAGAAAGCCCCGAGGAACGGCGAGACCCCACAGCAGGAGGTGCGCGTCAGGTCCCggcaggacaaaccaaagtacaAGGGCGTCGCAGCGGAGCCGCAGGTCCCGAAAGAGAAACCTCAGGAGGTTTCATCACAGCCAAGGTCCCAGAGGGAGAAACCGAGGAACCGAGACTTGTTACTGGAGGACAGCAGCACAGTAAAGAGCTACAGACGTCCTCTCAGTCCCAGTACTGGTAGACGCTTTCAGCGGTCGTCTTCGAACCCAAGGGTCACGCCTGGTGAGAAGAAAACCGAGGAGAAGGCTTCTGCACCCTGCTCCGAACAGAAAGATCAGGAGCTGCACTCAGAGAAAGTCAGGAAGATGAGGGAGCCTCCGTCTGTGCTGAGTCGCTACCCTCCCGCGGCCAACGAGTCCAACGTGAAGAGACCCTGGGGCGCTCAGAGTAAGCAGAGCGTAAATGGACCCAAGAGCAAACTGGATAGAGATGATGGGGAGCTGGAGCAATCTTCCCtttcagacagacagagaaaaaCGCCAAGTTATTCAGAAGTTTCCGAGAATGAGAAATCGGCGTGTCAGAATGACGTTAATGGCTCGGGTGAACAGCTGTTATCCACAAGTGCTCCCCCTGCCCTTCAGAATGGAATGATGGCCCCCTACAGGAATCACTCGGCCTCCCCGCCTTCCCTCAGCGAAGCCAAGAACTCCTTCGTGGTTGAGTTTGAGGTGCCCCTGGCCACCGACCACGAACCCGCGCCGGCAAAGCCGGCGGAGAAGCCGCTGTCCAACCCAGGGGCTGTGCCAGGAGGCTCGCCGACGACAACGAGGCCCCGGCGGTCGAAGTACCTGCATTCCTCGAGGTCCCAGGACCTGGGGCTGGAGTACACCGCCGTGAAGTGTTGCCCGGTGGAAGACCCCCTGAGGTACAAGCGCGTGGAAGCGGCCGTGGCGGAAGACGCTGCCGCGAGCCAGAGGGCGGGCCCAGAGCTGAAGAGGGTGTGCAGCCCTCGCGAAGGCCTGAGGTCCAAAGCTGTCATTAAGCCGGCTATCATCGCCATCGACAAGAAGGAAGTGATGATGGCGGGGGGGGAGGCGGGCGCAGGGGAGCAGCGGCTCTCTCCCAGAGCGGTGCCAAATAAAGTAACCAGCAGCATTATGATACTTCCGTCGGAGCTGTCGTCTCAGAGGGGTAGCAGTGCCGCGGTGCCAAAGGAGAAACATACCTGCACTAGCAACATCACCATCGGCGCCGGTGACGGGTCCATTCAGAGGAGTAACATCAGCATCCCGTACGAGATATCCATCTGCCGGAGCGATATCACAATGAAGCACATGGAGTCGGACAGCAGCGAAGAGGACGAGACGGAGTCCGTGTCCGGGCTCTCTGTCAGCAGTGGGGTCACGGTGAGGTCTTCCGAGACGGCAGACGACGATGGCGTCTGCAACAGCATCGCCTCCTACCGGTCGAGGAGGAGCCGGCTGGAGACGAGGAACGCCGCTGCCGCGGACCCAGCGGAAAGGAGCGCCTGGAGGAGCGGCCGCGCGGAGTCCCTGAGCGAGCCCGCCAGGCAGGAGGGGGACCTGGGCCTGGACTACTCCCGGCTGGCCTCCCGCAGGGCCAGCCACCAGGGCAGCACGGGCGAGACGGCCGAGCGCCGCAGCAGCGGGGCCGCGTCCGAGGGGCTGGCCGCGAGGCCGAGCAATGGCTCGCATGCTTTGGACACCGCGGAGTCCCGGAGGTGCATCGCGACAGATCCCAGCCGGAGTTACGTCAGCGTGACGGAAACAGTTACCCGAAGGAAGCAGACCGTTTCAGTAGCGTCCAAGGTGGCCGACTGGAACAACAGCTGTTCTCAG